Proteins encoded together in one Erinaceus europaeus chromosome 11, mEriEur2.1, whole genome shotgun sequence window:
- the TDRKH gene encoding LOW QUALITY PROTEIN: tudor and KH domain-containing protein (The sequence of the model RefSeq protein was modified relative to this genomic sequence to represent the inferred CDS: inserted 2 bases in 1 codon): MMSAKRTSWTSLSTLQKIALGLGIPASAIVAYILYRRYRESREERLTFVGEDDIEIEMRIPQEAVKLIIGRQGANIKQLRKQTGARIDVDTEDVGDERVLLISGFPVQVCKAKAAIHQILTENTPVSEQLSVPQRSVGRIIGRGGETIRSICKASGAKITCDKESEGTLLLSRLIKISGTQKEVTAAKHLILEKVSEDEELRRRIAHSVETRVPRKQPISVRREEVMEEEASPPPVPDHLGGGDMTAERPVEASWEKPNDDSPQKSGELTNPELPMFEIPSSDFMFHDGEFLEVYVSATENPNHFWIQITGYRSSQLDKLVCEMTQYYTDSQFEDLPLNEGDLVAAPLADNGYWYRARVLGTLENGKVDIYFIDYGDNGECPLMDLRALRSDFLSLPIQAIECSLAEIGPSGEKWEEEALDEFDRITHCGCWKPLVAKVFGCVQNGIPAWPKVYLYDTNDENTLDIRLELIRQGYAVEVPEDMESNETASGILQDTALKTHISGGAGDPLPCLLSEADSLSGDEILEDDYLLXEVGFTCLSCLLCCRWRYCDELTNRGLFNFLSSIFPQFHCSVAAILQLNLLPDFRPFMCLIGFSIGFCG, translated from the exons ATGATGTCTGCTAAACGGACTTCCTGGACAAGTCTGTCCACCCTTCAGAAAATAGCACTGGGCCTTGGGATCCCAGCCAGTGCAATAGTGGCCTATATCCTATACCGCAGATACAGGGAAAGCAGAG AAGAGCGGCTCACATTTGTTGGGGAGGATGACATTGAGATAGAGATGCGAATCCCACAGGAGGCTGTGAAGCTCATAATTGGCCGTCAAGGAGCCAATATTAAACAG ctgcGGAAGCAGACAGGTGCTCGGATTGATGTGGACACAGAGGATGTTGGTGATGAGCGGGTGCTGCTTATCAGTGGTTTTCCTGTTCAGGTGTGCAAGGCCAAAGCAGCAATACATCAAATCCTGACGGAGAATACTCCAGTGTCTGAGCAACTCTCTGTTCCCCAGAGATCTGTGGGCAGAATTATAG GAAGAGGCGGTGAAACGATTCGTTCTATCTGTAAGGCTTCAGGAGCCAAAATTACTTGTGATAAAGAATCAGAGGGGACATTGCTACTATCAAGACTTATAAAAATCTCAGGAACACAGAAGGAAGTGACAGCTGCAAAA CATTTGATATTGGAGAAAGTATCAGAAGATGAGGAACTTAGGAGGAGAATTGCTCATTCTGTGGAAACCAGAGTCCCACGCAAGCAGCCAATCAGtgttagaagagaagaagtgatggaggaagaagcttcaccaCCACCAGTTCCTGACCACTTAGGAGGTGGCGACATGACTGCTGAAAGGCCTGTAGAAGCTTCCTGGGAGAAACCTAATGATGATAGCCCTCAAAAGTCTGGAGAACTTACCAATCCAGAGCTGCCCATGTTTGAAA TTCCTAGTTCCGACTTCATGTTTCATGATGGTGAGTTCCTGGAAGTCTACGTTTCTGCTACAGAGAACCCTAACCACTTTTGGATCCAAATTACTGGCTATCGCAGCAGTCAGTTGGATAAGCTTGTCTGTGAGATGACCCAGTACTACACGGACAGCCAG TTTGAAGACTTGCCTTTGAACGAGGGGGACCTTGTTGCCGCACCTTTAGCTGACAATGGTTACTGGTATCGAGCACGAGTCCTTGGCACATTGGAAAATGGAAAAGTGGACATTTACTTCATTGACTACGGAGATAATGGAGAATGCCCACTGATGGACCTCAGGGCACTCAG gAGTGACTTCCTGAGCCTTCCAATACAAGCAATAGAGTGTAGTCTGGCAGAGATTGGGCCGTCAG GTGAAAAGTGGGAAGAAGAAGCCTTGGATGAGTTTGACAGAATCACTCACTGTGGCTGTTGGAAACCCTTGGTGGCCAAGGTCTTTGGCTGTGTTCAGAATGGGATCCCAGCATGGCCCAAGGTCTACTTATATGACACTAATGATGAAAAT ACACTTGACATTAGATTGGAATTAATTCGTCAAGGATATGCAGTTGAGGTTCCTGAAGACATGGAAAGCAATGAAACTGCTTCAGGCATTTTGCAGGATACG GCCCTAAAAACGCACATCTCCGGAGGAGCAGGAGACCCCCTGCCCTGCCTTCTGTCAG AAGCTGACTCCTTGTCCGGTGATGAGATCCTTGAAGACGACTATTTACT TGAAGTCGGCTTCACCTGCCTCAGTTGTCTGCTTTGCTGCAGGTGGAGGTATTGTGATGAGCTTACCAACAGGggcctttttaattttctctccaGTATCTTCCCCCAGTTCCACTGCTCTGTAGCTGCTATCCTGCAGCTTAACTTGCTCCCAGATTTCAGACCGTTTATGTGTTTGATAGGATTCAGCATAGGATTTTGTGGCTGA